In Maridesulfovibrio sp., the following proteins share a genomic window:
- a CDS encoding LysR family transcriptional regulator, whose translation MLPDLNRLKIFFHIFNERSSTKAAQVLHITQSGVSQHLKKLEEELQTQLFTRVNRRLVPTATGKQLYKIVQNFMNDLEHEVRQINVGLETPSGPLRIGAPTEFGNIYLPPIFGSFRRKYPGVTMQLELQEPKILFEMVASGELDFSYIDILPFFMDTPGGPAAYSIEPVVREEFVLACSREYYRAKVAGTGYDQLKKLDFIGYKKDIALFQSWFKLHFMREPQQIDLSFIADSSGAIVSAIKAGLGAGITVSHLMNREIDTGQIIAIRPGTEKLENTISCVQFKDKKPSITETAFQEHFLLELRKNYAKLGVR comes from the coding sequence ATGCTCCCAGACCTGAACAGATTGAAGATATTCTTCCACATATTCAACGAGCGAAGCAGTACCAAGGCGGCTCAAGTGCTGCATATCACCCAGTCCGGGGTCAGCCAGCATTTGAAAAAACTGGAAGAGGAACTCCAAACACAACTGTTTACAAGGGTCAACCGCAGGCTGGTACCAACAGCAACCGGGAAACAATTATATAAAATTGTACAAAATTTTATGAATGATCTGGAACATGAAGTCCGACAGATAAACGTCGGGCTTGAAACCCCGTCCGGACCTTTACGCATTGGCGCTCCCACTGAATTCGGCAATATATACCTTCCACCTATATTCGGATCATTCCGGCGCAAATATCCAGGTGTAACAATGCAGTTGGAACTACAGGAACCGAAAATCCTTTTCGAAATGGTCGCCAGCGGGGAACTGGACTTTTCCTATATCGATATTCTTCCCTTTTTTATGGATACACCGGGCGGACCGGCGGCCTACTCAATCGAACCGGTAGTTCGGGAAGAATTTGTGCTGGCCTGTTCCAGAGAATATTACAGGGCAAAGGTCGCCGGAACTGGATATGACCAGCTGAAAAAACTTGATTTTATAGGATATAAAAAAGATATCGCCCTGTTTCAAAGCTGGTTCAAACTTCATTTTATGAGGGAGCCGCAACAAATAGACCTGAGCTTTATCGCCGACAGTTCCGGTGCCATAGTCTCGGCCATCAAAGCCGGACTCGGAGCAGGAATTACTGTCAGTCATCTTATGAACAGGGAGATTGACACAGGCCAGATTATTGCCATTAGACCCGGCACTGAAAAGCTTGAAAACACAATTTCCTGCGTACAATTTAAGGATAAAAAACCAAGCATAACCGAGACTGCATTCCAAGAGCATTTTTTGCTGGAATTACGAAAAAACTATGCAAAGCTTGGGGTGAGGTAA